A single region of the Herpetosiphon gulosus genome encodes:
- a CDS encoding cupin domain-containing protein: MIEPTLLPNGAPRLRDHPVTRGIGNNQILHLADAVDHLLNEAHPAIQGHRQITLFRQAPVTLILFAFDAGGELPDHVAQGIVSIQALDGRLTIHIAGIDHPLDAGQILLLNPAVAHSVRAEIASTMLLTIHHMEPISMAQTTEAQ, encoded by the coding sequence ATGATCGAACCTACTCTCTTACCTAACGGAGCACCTCGGCTCCGCGACCATCCCGTCACACGCGGTATTGGCAACAATCAGATTCTGCATCTTGCTGATGCTGTTGATCACCTCTTAAATGAGGCGCACCCCGCGATTCAGGGGCATCGTCAGATAACCCTATTCCGTCAAGCACCGGTCACGCTCATCTTATTTGCTTTTGATGCGGGAGGTGAGCTTCCTGACCACGTTGCCCAAGGAATCGTCAGCATTCAGGCACTTGACGGCAGGTTGACCATCCACATTGCAGGGATCGATCATCCCTTGGATGCGGGACAGATCCTTCTCCTCAATCCTGCCGTTGCGCATAGCGTGCGGGCCGAGATTGCAAGCACGATGCTCTTGACCATCCATCACATGGAGCCAATCAGTATGGCGCAAACGACTGAGGCGCAATGA